A portion of the Pedobacter cryoconitis genome contains these proteins:
- a CDS encoding MutS-related protein yields MVKSKDSILKDYQNNVATQEEQIKAINKALNNISLSRLGLFIIEILLVSITIYFGYHWLIGILMCIPVLCFMAIVKRQTAKEQELNYAEKMLFVFQNEVNLILTGKNKYKEGKHFEDEYHPYASDLDIYGHSSLYAFINRSNTVNGMKLLADSLNKPATPALIMERQEAIIELTRHIDQTFHFRAGLQNHKPEQLEIIGHKLEHQMPDQLKFTQRPLLRLYTMIVPFISAGLIILGSLYGGFYWEGLGLYAFVNVVLCFYFSKKINLVHSGFSGSASLLNAISGTVKWTEELKWESKYIKGFFTELTVAVPLSAQIKKLSSIINSFDVRLNMVVGTIFNVFLLWDFRCAIQLDKWFVNSSDQLIKGLYTISQFEELISFATFNYNEPELTFPVISDAFHFEAKELGHPLIAENKRIVNTYSFNNQPTVDIITGSNMAGKSTFLRTAGINMVLAFSGAPVCAKYMKVSIFEILTYMRIKDSLNDQTSTFKAELNRLKMILEGVTSLAHPLVLIDEMLRGTNSKDKYLGSKVFIQQMILRKTPALFATHDLQLSEMIEKYAGLVRNYHFDIQLAEGEMNFDYKLKEGACKTFNAALLLKEIGLSFNPDEVEA; encoded by the coding sequence ATGGTAAAATCTAAAGATAGTATTTTAAAGGACTATCAAAATAACGTTGCAACTCAGGAAGAACAAATTAAAGCAATCAATAAAGCACTCAATAACATATCGTTATCCAGATTAGGATTATTTATAATTGAAATACTTTTAGTTAGTATTACGATCTATTTCGGCTATCATTGGTTGATTGGTATCCTGATGTGTATTCCTGTATTATGTTTTATGGCAATTGTGAAGCGCCAGACTGCTAAAGAGCAAGAGCTGAATTATGCAGAGAAAATGCTTTTTGTATTTCAGAATGAAGTCAATCTCATCCTGACAGGTAAAAATAAGTACAAAGAAGGCAAGCACTTTGAAGACGAATATCACCCTTATGCTTCAGACCTGGATATTTATGGGCATTCCTCTTTATATGCATTTATCAACCGTTCAAACACAGTGAATGGGATGAAATTATTAGCAGATAGTTTGAATAAACCTGCCACGCCAGCACTTATTATGGAGCGTCAGGAGGCAATTATTGAATTAACCAGGCATATTGATCAGACTTTCCACTTTAGAGCAGGACTTCAGAATCATAAACCGGAACAGCTTGAAATAATCGGTCATAAACTGGAACACCAGATGCCGGATCAGTTGAAATTTACACAGCGTCCTTTGTTGAGACTATATACAATGATAGTACCTTTTATATCTGCTGGATTGATTATTCTCGGCTCTTTATATGGTGGCTTCTATTGGGAGGGATTAGGACTATACGCTTTTGTTAATGTTGTTTTATGCTTTTACTTCAGTAAAAAGATCAACCTGGTTCATTCCGGATTTAGTGGTAGCGCAAGTTTACTCAATGCAATTTCAGGAACAGTGAAATGGACAGAAGAACTCAAATGGGAAAGTAAATATATTAAAGGTTTCTTTACTGAGCTTACAGTAGCTGTACCACTAAGTGCGCAAATCAAAAAACTATCAAGCATTATCAATTCATTTGACGTGCGGTTAAATATGGTTGTCGGCACTATTTTTAATGTATTCCTATTGTGGGATTTCAGATGTGCCATCCAGCTGGACAAATGGTTTGTTAATTCTTCAGATCAATTGATCAAAGGACTGTATACTATCAGTCAGTTTGAAGAATTGATTTCCTTTGCTACTTTCAATTACAACGAACCAGAGCTTACTTTTCCGGTAATCTCAGACGCTTTTCATTTTGAGGCCAAAGAACTGGGGCATCCGCTTATTGCAGAAAATAAGCGGATAGTTAACACTTATAGTTTTAATAACCAGCCAACAGTTGATATCATCACCGGCTCAAATATGGCAGGTAAGAGCACGTTTCTGCGCACGGCTGGTATCAATATGGTATTGGCATTTTCGGGCGCTCCTGTGTGTGCTAAATACATGAAGGTCTCCATCTTTGAAATCTTAACTTATATGCGGATTAAAGATTCACTCAATGACCAGACTTCAACTTTTAAAGCAGAGTTGAACAGACTGAAAATGATCCTGGAAGGAGTGACCTCATTAGCACACCCATTAGTACTGATCGATGAGATGCTGAGAGGAACAAACAGTAAAGATAAATACCTGGGATCAAAAGTTTTTATTCAGCAAATGATCCTCAGAAAAACGCCGGCACTATTTGCTACACATGATCTTCAATTATCGGAAATGATTGAAAAGTATGCTGGCCTGGTAAGAAA
- a CDS encoding purine-nucleoside phosphorylase, with protein MFQTLHETVEYIKLKCNNFQPEIGIILGTGLGGLVNEIDVEFSLMYSNIPNFPISTLEFHSGKLIFGNLNGKKVIAMQGRLHYYEGYSMQQITFPIRVMKALGIQHLFISNAAGSLNADFKKGDLMIINDHINLQPESPLRGRNDSDMGPRFPDMSQPYQKDFIKRAMEIAAAEKITCHQGVYVSVTGPNLETKAEYNYLRIIGGDAVGMSTVPEVIVANHMSIPVFAISVLTDEGFGDVLVPVSLEEILETARAAEPKMTKILSQLILSL; from the coding sequence ATGTTTCAGACACTACACGAGACCGTTGAATACATCAAGTTAAAATGCAATAATTTCCAGCCGGAAATCGGAATAATACTGGGTACCGGATTAGGTGGTCTGGTGAACGAGATCGATGTAGAATTCAGTCTGATGTATTCTAATATTCCTAATTTCCCTATTTCGACTTTAGAATTCCACTCTGGAAAACTAATTTTTGGAAATCTTAATGGTAAAAAGGTCATTGCTATGCAAGGCAGATTACACTATTATGAAGGATATTCCATGCAGCAGATTACTTTTCCAATCAGAGTGATGAAAGCCCTTGGAATTCAGCACCTGTTTATCTCGAATGCAGCTGGTTCACTGAATGCTGATTTTAAAAAAGGTGATTTGATGATTATTAATGATCATATCAACTTACAACCTGAAAGTCCGCTACGTGGAAGAAATGATAGTGACATGGGACCAAGGTTTCCTGATATGAGCCAGCCTTATCAAAAAGACTTTATTAAACGTGCAATGGAAATTGCAGCAGCAGAAAAGATTACTTGTCACCAGGGCGTTTATGTTTCAGTAACAGGGCCAAATCTGGAAACAAAAGCAGAATATAATTATTTGCGCATTATAGGTGGTGATGCCGTAGGAATGAGTACTGTTCCAGAAGTTATTGTTGCGAACCATATGAGCATTCCGGTTTTTGCAATTTCTGTACTGACTGATGAAGGTTTTGGTGATGTTTTAGTTCCGGTAAGCCTGGAAGAAATACTGGAAACAGCACGCGCAGCTGAACCTAAAATGACGAAAATATTAAGCCAGCTAATTCTTTCTTTATAA
- a CDS encoding peptidylprolyl isomerase: MSKAIIKTEKGDMTVEFYDTDAPNTVANFKKLANEGFYDGITFHRVIPDFVVQAGCPNSKDAATAHLAGTGGPGYKIDCELDGGNQHHERGVLSMAHAGRNTGGSQFFICHSRSNTAHLDRNHTCFGKVVENVDIVDDLKQGDKILGIEVIED; this comes from the coding sequence ATGAGCAAAGCAATAATAAAAACAGAAAAAGGCGACATGACTGTCGAGTTTTATGACACAGATGCCCCTAACACAGTTGCAAACTTTAAAAAGCTGGCAAATGAAGGGTTTTATGATGGAATCACTTTTCACCGTGTAATTCCTGATTTCGTAGTACAAGCAGGATGTCCAAATTCCAAAGACGCTGCTACAGCTCATTTAGCTGGAACTGGTGGCCCTGGTTACAAAATTGACTGTGAGCTTGATGGTGGAAATCAACATCACGAACGCGGTGTATTATCTATGGCACATGCTGGCAGAAACACTGGAGGTTCACAATTCTTCATTTGTCACAGCAGATCAAACACTGCGCATTTAGATAGAAACCATACTTGCTTTGGTAAAGTGGTTGAAAATGTAGACATTGTTGATGATCTCAAACAAGGAGATAAGATTTTAGGTATAGAAGTGATAGAAGATTAA
- the pruA gene encoding L-glutamate gamma-semialdehyde dehydrogenase: protein MLKGFFNVPTPENEPILGYAPGSKERELLKAALAEARSKKGDIPMYIGGKAVHTDKKGTVTPPHDHQHVLAQYSIGDKTHVQQAIDAALAAKPQWENLPWEQRAAIFLKIAELISGPYRYKLNAATMLGQSKNAYQAEIDAACELIDFLRFNVSYMADIYKQQPPVSPKGVWNRVEQRPLEGFVFALTPFNFTAIAANLPTSAALMGNVVVWKPADTQVYAANLLMEIFREAGLPDGVINLVYVDGPEAGEVIFNSPDFAGIHFTGSTAVFQNIWKTIGTNIHKYKTYPRIVGETGGKDFILVHGSADAEVSSTAIIRGAFEYQGQKCSAASRTYIAKSLWPKIKELMLRDLATFKMGGTEDFSNFINAVIDDRSFTKLAKYIDQAKADKGVEIIAGGNYDKSKGYFIEPTVLVVDDPKYTTMSEELFGPVLTVYVYDDADFDQVLTLIDTTSGYALTGAVIAQDRYAIDKASYALRNAAGNFYINDKCTGAVVGQQPFGGARGSGTNDKAGSMINLLRWASPRTIKETFDPPKDYRYPFMG from the coding sequence ATGCTCAAAGGATTTTTTAACGTACCAACACCTGAGAACGAACCTATTTTAGGTTACGCACCAGGAAGTAAAGAACGTGAATTATTGAAAGCTGCTTTAGCTGAAGCACGTTCAAAAAAAGGTGACATCCCAATGTATATCGGGGGCAAAGCAGTCCACACTGATAAAAAAGGAACAGTTACTCCACCGCACGATCACCAACACGTTTTAGCACAATATAGCATAGGCGACAAAACTCATGTACAACAGGCAATTGATGCGGCATTAGCTGCAAAGCCTCAATGGGAAAACTTGCCATGGGAACAACGTGCAGCTATATTTTTAAAGATCGCTGAGTTAATCTCAGGCCCGTATCGTTATAAATTAAATGCAGCAACAATGCTTGGTCAATCAAAAAATGCTTACCAGGCAGAAATTGATGCAGCTTGCGAGCTGATAGATTTCTTACGTTTCAACGTAAGTTATATGGCTGACATTTATAAACAACAACCTCCGGTTTCACCAAAAGGTGTTTGGAACAGAGTTGAACAACGTCCTTTAGAAGGTTTTGTTTTCGCTTTAACCCCTTTCAACTTTACTGCTATTGCGGCAAACCTGCCAACATCAGCAGCATTGATGGGTAACGTTGTTGTTTGGAAACCTGCCGATACTCAGGTTTATGCAGCTAACTTATTGATGGAGATTTTCAGAGAAGCAGGCCTGCCTGATGGAGTAATCAACTTAGTTTATGTAGATGGTCCGGAAGCTGGAGAAGTAATCTTCAATAGTCCTGATTTTGCTGGTATTCACTTTACAGGCTCAACTGCTGTATTCCAGAACATCTGGAAAACTATCGGTACTAATATTCATAAATACAAAACATACCCTCGTATTGTAGGTGAAACTGGTGGTAAAGATTTTATCCTGGTTCATGGTTCTGCAGATGCTGAGGTTTCAAGTACAGCGATTATACGTGGTGCTTTTGAATACCAGGGACAGAAATGTTCTGCTGCTTCAAGAACTTATATCGCGAAAAGTTTATGGCCAAAAATTAAAGAATTGATGCTGCGTGATCTTGCTACCTTCAAAATGGGTGGAACTGAAGATTTCAGCAATTTTATCAATGCAGTGATTGACGATCGTTCTTTCACTAAACTGGCAAAATATATTGATCAGGCAAAAGCTGACAAAGGTGTAGAAATCATTGCTGGTGGAAACTACGATAAATCTAAAGGTTACTTTATTGAGCCAACAGTTTTAGTGGTTGATGATCCTAAATATACAACCATGAGCGAAGAGTTATTCGGTCCTGTATTGACTGTATATGTATATGATGATGCAGATTTTGATCAGGTATTAACGCTAATTGACACGACTTCGGGTTATGCTTTAACTGGTGCTGTGATTGCTCAGGATCGTTATGCTATTGATAAAGCATCTTATGCTTTACGTAATGCAGCTGGTAATTTCTATATCAATGATAAATGTACTGGTGCTGTAGTTGGTCAGCAGCCATTTGGCGGTGCCAGAGGTTCAGGTACAAATGATAAAGCGGGTTCAATGATTAACTTATTACGCTGGGCTTCTCCACGTACCATCAAAGAAACATTCGATCCACCAAAGGATTACCGTTACCCATTCATGGGCTAA
- a CDS encoding DUF5606 domain-containing protein, whose amino-acid sequence MNLRGIVAVSGRPGLFKLVGQNKAGYVLESLDAQKVKIVTSISSTKLASLEDITIYGEDEDLKLVDVLANIAALKGEVADAKADAAVLRALFVEVAPTHDQEKVYTSDMKKIVTWYHLLKDLPLFTETAPGAVEGGEAVKAADDKKVKATPKPSNAKAPVKTSQPAKKASMTSKKGV is encoded by the coding sequence ATGAATTTAAGAGGAATTGTAGCCGTATCTGGCAGACCAGGTTTATTTAAACTTGTTGGACAAAATAAAGCAGGTTATGTACTGGAAAGCTTAGATGCTCAGAAAGTTAAAATTGTAACTAGTATCTCTTCTACTAAACTGGCTTCATTAGAGGATATTACTATCTATGGTGAAGATGAAGATTTGAAACTAGTTGACGTTTTAGCAAATATTGCTGCATTAAAAGGTGAAGTTGCTGACGCTAAAGCGGATGCTGCTGTTTTAAGAGCATTATTCGTTGAGGTTGCACCTACACACGATCAGGAGAAAGTTTATACTTCAGATATGAAGAAAATCGTTACCTGGTACCACTTATTGAAGGATCTTCCTTTGTTCACTGAAACTGCTCCCGGAGCTGTTGAAGGTGGTGAGGCGGTTAAAGCTGCAGATGATAAGAAAGTTAAGGCTACGCCTAAACCTTCAAATGCTAAAGCTCCGGTTAAAACATCTCAGCCAGCTAAAAAAGCTAGCATGACAAGTAAAAAAGGAGTTTAA
- a CDS encoding asparagine synthetase B — MRASSILINMDEDQKNHLKAYGIAYWSIKQQADVSWLLNYRGGSFLIKYNKLIEDECKTRGVSYQVIADGKVTAILNEISDPAVNMEMVKLEKAPKIAVYSPKSKLPWDDAVTMVLTYAEIPYDVVYDDEVLKDKLTGYDWLHLHHEDFTGQYGRFWSAFQNATWYKEDVRNQEATAKRNGFSKVSLMKLSVARKMTEFCAGGGFLFAMCSATDSFDIALSAAGVDICAAMFDGDAEDPNAQSRLDFNKTLAFKDFRLDPNPANYEFSDIDVTQTRSLNQQNDYFTLFEFSAKSDLVPTMLTQNHDRVIKGFMGQTTAFRKSLIKPNITVLGENKGAAEVRYLHGDIGKGQFTFYGGHDPEDYQHAVGDPPTDLNLHPNSPGYRLILNNVLFPAAKKKHQKT; from the coding sequence ATGAGAGCTTCATCGATTCTGATTAATATGGATGAAGATCAGAAAAACCATCTCAAAGCTTATGGTATTGCTTACTGGAGTATTAAACAGCAGGCAGATGTAAGTTGGTTATTGAATTACAGGGGCGGCAGTTTTCTGATTAAATATAACAAACTGATAGAAGATGAATGTAAAACCAGGGGAGTTTCTTACCAGGTCATCGCCGATGGCAAGGTTACGGCTATACTGAACGAGATCAGTGATCCTGCTGTAAATATGGAAATGGTTAAGCTGGAAAAAGCACCAAAAATTGCCGTCTACTCTCCCAAAAGTAAATTGCCCTGGGACGATGCCGTAACGATGGTTCTCACCTATGCAGAGATTCCGTACGACGTTGTGTATGATGACGAAGTATTAAAAGATAAGTTAACTGGTTATGACTGGCTGCACTTACACCACGAAGATTTTACCGGACAGTACGGTCGCTTCTGGAGTGCCTTTCAGAATGCAACCTGGTATAAAGAAGATGTCAGAAATCAGGAAGCAACAGCTAAAAGAAACGGGTTTAGTAAAGTATCTCTGATGAAACTCTCTGTAGCCAGGAAAATGACTGAATTCTGTGCAGGCGGAGGTTTTCTTTTTGCCATGTGCTCTGCTACAGACAGTTTTGATATCGCCCTGTCTGCAGCGGGTGTAGATATTTGTGCCGCTATGTTTGATGGGGATGCAGAAGATCCAAATGCACAATCCAGGCTCGATTTCAATAAGACACTCGCCTTTAAAGATTTCAGACTGGATCCGAATCCTGCAAACTACGAGTTTTCTGATATTGATGTCACACAGACCAGAAGCCTGAATCAGCAAAATGATTATTTCACTTTATTTGAATTTTCAGCAAAGTCAGATCTCGTGCCGACTATGCTGACCCAAAACCATGACCGCGTAATTAAAGGGTTTATGGGCCAGACTACAGCTTTTAGAAAGAGCCTGATTAAACCCAATATTACTGTTTTGGGAGAAAATAAAGGGGCAGCAGAAGTCCGTTACCTGCATGGTGATATTGGAAAAGGACAGTTTACTTTTTACGGAGGACACGATCCCGAAGATTATCAACATGCTGTGGGTGATCCACCCACAGACTTAAACTTGCATCCCAATTCACCGGGATATCGTTTGATTCTAAATAATGTCCTGTTTCCTGCGGCAAAGAAAAAGCATCAGAAAACCTGA
- the rlmH gene encoding 23S rRNA (pseudouridine(1915)-N(3))-methyltransferase RlmH, with translation MKITLLVVGKTEDKYLIEGIEKYLNRLKHYIGFSLVVIPDVKNTKNLTEAQQKGKEAELILKQISNLDTVILMDEKGKKYTSVQFSNYLNKQMIGSVQHMIFVIGGPYGFDESVYKRANGSISLSDMTFSHQMVRLFFVEQLYRAFSILKGEPYHHE, from the coding sequence ATGAAAATAACTTTACTCGTTGTCGGAAAAACAGAGGATAAATATCTGATCGAGGGTATTGAAAAATATCTTAACCGGTTAAAACATTACATTGGTTTCAGCCTCGTTGTGATCCCTGATGTGAAGAACACCAAGAATTTAACAGAAGCGCAGCAGAAGGGCAAGGAAGCCGAGTTGATCCTGAAACAAATCAGCAATCTGGATACTGTTATTTTAATGGATGAAAAAGGAAAAAAATATACTTCCGTTCAGTTTTCAAATTATCTGAACAAACAAATGATCGGGAGTGTTCAGCATATGATATTTGTGATTGGCGGGCCTTATGGTTTTGACGAAAGTGTCTATAAAAGAGCAAATGGAAGTATCTCTCTATCAGACATGACATTTTCACATCAAATGGTCCGTTTATTTTTTGTTGAACAGTTATATAGAGCATTTAGTATCTTAAAGGGCGAACCTTACCACCATGAGTAG
- a CDS encoding putative porin produces the protein MYKTIVLFLLSCVLFGAKQSFAQDLKTSVNQNKELDSLRSKLENSKDSVIFTSRFVRYTTLKLTKDSIQTLALDTSLRGMQNFSSIAQPRRPTINTGNIGLAAKDLLFEPIKTIGFNPGFHSLDWYAMGNDDIRYYQARSPFSNIYFAGQYSGEAEQLFRVMHTQNIKKNFNVGASYNRIGANGLYQRQRGDVLNGTFFSWYTSPNKRYTLYANAIFNTLKAYENGSIINDNIFGTNNLSIDRMSQSVRLSSARQIYRKNTFFLRQTYFVGRIDSLDQEISKKVLPTNKITYTIKYDKDSYAFQKREADDHTVLPSGMRDLSYTNDSTTVKHIQNEFIYSFFLRGKSSSVIKNELKLDAGIRHDFYNYSQIVGVLPQTNTYNFTNAAGVVTSETVTIDNKYFSNYAKTFQNVTLLGSAGYRFSNRIDLNFDVQQIFQGRQAGDFMYEAKSNVLVSHNLGRIVLGGYIQNKSPEEIYDTHYGNHFGWTNAAVDPKLAELKAANPLASPNIVILASPFNRTKTVNLSFKYINEKLGLDAGAEYYMINNYLYFVQKNTTVDSLTILPAQESGSISVLKVTVGKKFTFGRFNLDSYVVYQKTSKPDIMPTPDFYTFNSLYMKAKVFKVLNTEFGVDVRYNTKYVNYSYSPSVSQFYIRQSAPDAAIPYKPVKFDSYPIVDIWVRASLRKANIFVKYAYLNQGIQSKGYYTVNRYPMQDKSLQVGLSWNFYD, from the coding sequence ATGTATAAAACCATTGTTTTATTTCTTTTAAGCTGTGTCTTGTTTGGGGCAAAGCAATCTTTTGCTCAGGACCTTAAGACTTCAGTGAATCAAAATAAAGAATTAGATTCCTTAAGAAGTAAACTGGAAAACAGTAAAGACTCTGTTATTTTTACCTCGCGTTTTGTTCGTTATACTACGCTTAAACTAACTAAAGACAGTATTCAGACACTTGCGCTGGATACAAGTTTAAGAGGAATGCAGAATTTCAGTTCGATTGCTCAGCCCAGAAGACCGACCATCAATACTGGAAATATAGGTCTTGCCGCTAAAGATCTTTTATTTGAGCCGATCAAAACGATTGGTTTTAATCCGGGATTCCACTCGCTTGACTGGTATGCGATGGGAAACGATGACATTAGATATTATCAGGCACGTTCCCCTTTTAGTAATATTTATTTTGCCGGACAATATAGTGGTGAGGCAGAGCAGCTTTTTAGGGTAATGCACACTCAAAACATTAAAAAGAATTTTAATGTTGGTGCGAGTTATAACCGGATAGGGGCTAATGGGTTGTATCAAAGGCAAAGAGGAGATGTACTGAATGGTACATTTTTTAGCTGGTATACTTCGCCAAATAAAAGATATACACTTTATGCAAATGCTATCTTTAATACGCTGAAGGCTTATGAAAACGGTTCAATTATCAATGATAATATCTTTGGCACTAATAACCTTTCCATAGACCGGATGTCTCAGTCGGTGAGGTTGAGTTCTGCCAGGCAAATCTACAGGAAGAATACATTCTTTCTGAGACAAACCTATTTTGTTGGCCGTATTGATAGCCTGGATCAGGAAATCTCTAAAAAAGTACTTCCTACCAATAAGATTACCTATACGATCAAATATGATAAGGATTCTTATGCTTTTCAGAAAAGGGAAGCAGATGACCACACTGTTTTACCCTCAGGTATGCGTGACCTTTCCTATACCAATGATAGTACTACTGTAAAACATATACAAAATGAGTTTATCTACAGTTTCTTTCTGCGTGGAAAATCCAGTTCTGTTATCAAAAATGAATTGAAACTAGACGCAGGTATCCGCCACGATTTTTATAACTATTCACAAATAGTAGGGGTGCTCCCGCAGACAAATACTTATAATTTTACCAATGCAGCTGGAGTCGTTACCTCAGAAACGGTAACAATTGACAATAAGTACTTCTCCAACTATGCCAAAACATTCCAGAATGTGACACTTTTGGGGTCTGCAGGTTATAGATTCAGCAACCGGATAGATCTGAACTTTGATGTACAGCAAATCTTTCAAGGCAGACAGGCCGGAGACTTTATGTATGAAGCCAAAAGTAATGTACTGGTTAGCCATAACCTGGGCAGGATAGTTTTAGGAGGATATATTCAGAACAAATCACCAGAAGAAATTTACGATACCCATTATGGAAACCACTTCGGCTGGACCAATGCAGCTGTTGATCCGAAACTCGCTGAGCTTAAAGCTGCTAACCCTTTAGCTTCGCCCAATATTGTGATACTGGCCAGCCCTTTTAACAGAACGAAAACAGTGAATCTGTCTTTTAAATATATCAATGAGAAGCTGGGACTGGATGCTGGTGCAGAATATTATATGATTAATAACTACCTGTATTTTGTACAGAAAAATACAACTGTTGACTCCCTGACTATTCTGCCGGCACAAGAATCAGGAAGTATCAGTGTGTTAAAAGTAACGGTAGGAAAGAAATTCACCTTCGGCAGGTTCAACCTGGATAGCTATGTTGTTTATCAGAAAACAAGTAAACCAGATATTATGCCAACACCAGATTTTTATACTTTCAATAGTTTGTATATGAAGGCGAAGGTATTTAAGGTTCTAAATACAGAGTTTGGAGTTGACGTAAGGTATAATACAAAATATGTAAATTACTCCTATTCCCCATCGGTGAGCCAGTTTTATATTCGCCAGTCAGCTCCCGATGCCGCTATTCCCTATAAACCAGTCAAATTTGATAGTTATCCAATTGTTGATATCTGGGTAAGAGCGAGCTTAAGAAAAGCTAATATCTTTGTTAAATACGCATACCTTAACCAGGGAATCCAGTCTAAAGGATATTATACGGTGAACAGGTACCCGATGCAAGACAAGTCACTTCAGGTAGGGTTAAGCTGGAACTTCTACGATTAA
- the lpxK gene encoding tetraacyldisaccharide 4'-kinase, with the protein MIKYVRLLLLPFSVLYGVVVIFRNKLYDWGLFKSTRFNIPVICVGNLVVGGSGKSPVTEYLVHLLGDYKIAILSRGYGRETKGFLYADQTATAKSIGDEPLQFYHKFPQVTVAVCEDRVKGIKQLKDAHDVIILDDAFQHRRLNPGFSILLFEFQKLLSTQFLLPAGNMREPFWGYKRADILLVTKSPLKITEQQKKQCAAHFDKGAAAHLFFSAINYKSLTGLFTTTVLNVESLQGKKIFLLTGIANPKPLFDYLSGFSSAIEHHDYPDHHAFSLGNLRKLAEAFHHDSAKEKIIITTEKDAQRLFDVTIKELLLNLPVFYLPIHINIEAAHKKTFDQKILKYVSDTTRDR; encoded by the coding sequence ATGATAAAATACGTCCGGTTATTATTACTTCCTTTTTCTGTTCTTTATGGCGTAGTGGTTATTTTTAGAAATAAGCTCTATGATTGGGGGCTTTTCAAATCTACCCGGTTCAATATTCCTGTTATCTGTGTAGGTAACCTGGTTGTAGGTGGTTCTGGAAAAAGTCCGGTCACCGAATACCTGGTACACTTGCTTGGCGATTATAAAATTGCTATTTTAAGCAGAGGATATGGGCGGGAAACGAAAGGATTTTTATATGCAGATCAGACAGCCACTGCAAAATCAATAGGAGACGAGCCTTTACAGTTTTATCACAAGTTTCCACAAGTAACCGTCGCAGTATGTGAGGATAGGGTAAAAGGAATAAAGCAATTGAAAGACGCACATGACGTAATTATACTGGATGATGCCTTTCAGCACAGGAGGTTAAATCCTGGGTTCAGTATCCTGCTTTTCGAATTTCAGAAATTATTGAGCACGCAATTCTTATTGCCAGCAGGTAATATGAGAGAGCCTTTTTGGGGATATAAACGCGCAGATATTTTATTGGTTACTAAATCACCTCTGAAGATCACCGAACAGCAGAAAAAACAATGTGCAGCGCATTTTGATAAGGGAGCAGCCGCTCATCTTTTTTTCTCTGCTATAAACTATAAAAGCCTGACAGGTCTTTTCACTACTACGGTCTTAAATGTGGAATCGCTGCAGGGTAAAAAAATTTTCTTACTGACTGGTATTGCCAATCCAAAGCCACTATTTGATTATCTGTCAGGTTTTTCTTCTGCCATTGAACATCATGATTATCCCGACCATCACGCATTCAGTTTAGGGAATTTGCGTAAATTGGCAGAGGCATTTCATCATGATTCTGCGAAAGAAAAAATTATTATCACAACAGAAAAGGATGCACAACGTTTATTTGATGTTACAATCAAAGAATTACTATTAAATTTGCCTGTATTTTATTTGCCTATTCATATAAATATTGAGGCGGCCCACAAAAAAACATTTGACCAAAAGATCCTAAAATATGTTTCAGACACTACACGAGACCGTTGA